The Azospirillum brasilense sequence CGCGGAACCGCCGCCGGTCAGGCTTTGTGCGGGTTCGGCCCTCTGTGACATAAAGGCGCCAAGATGGTTCTGCTGACGATCAAGAACACGAACAACAAGGGAGGGAAGCGCCATGGATCGTGGTGGGAGCAAAGCCGAAGGGATGCCCGGTGGCTGGTGGGGCAACGATGCGCGGGCGCTTGTGGCAGGGAGTGCGGGCGCACCGGACCGGCGCTGGGTGTTCGTGTCCGGCACCTCCGGCTTCGACGCCGAACGCCGGGTGATGGCCGGCGATGTGGAGGAGCAGGCGCGCCAGACCCTGCGCAACATCCGTGGAGCGCTGCGGCGGTCGGCGGCGGATTTGTCGGACGTGGTGCGGATGCGGGTCTATCTGGCGGATGCCGCCGACTTCGCCCGGGTTCAACCGATCCTGGGGGAGGCGTTCCGCGACCGCCCGCCCATCGGCACGACCATGGTCTGCCCGCTCGCCGACCCACGGATGAGGATCGAGATCGAGGTCACGGCCCGCTGCTGAGTGCTTCTCCGGTCCGGCTCACGCGTCGCCGACCAGCGTGCGCGCCGATTCGATGTGACGGCGGGCCTCGCTCAGCAGCGCGCGATGCTGGGCCAGCGCTTCGCGGATCGGCAGGCGGTTGTTGTAGACGCGCACCTCGTTCAGCAGGCGGTCGGCGCGGTCGAGATGGGCCATCCGTTCCAGGCACTGGTCGAGCACGAGCATCGTCATTCCCCTTCGGTGCGGGCTTTTGCCTTTCGCCTCGCGGCTGAGAGGAATAAACCAACCTGTGATGACCGCGTGATTTCAGGAAACCGGCTTTTTCGTTTCGATCGCGCGGCAGGATGTTTCAGCCGATTCACCCATCGGTCGTGCGGCGAGTGCCTGTTACCGGCTTGTAACCGATTGCGTGCACCCACGGCGGTGAGCTATGAAGAGGACGGGAGGTAACGGCCATGCACATTCTCGCGGTCGATGATGACGAGCCGGTGCGCGAACTTCTGGAGTCCTATCTGGCTTCGGAAGGCTACCGCGTGACCACCGCACCGGACACGGCCGCGGCGAAGAAGGCGTTGGAGAGCGATTCCGTCGATCTGGTGGTCTGCGATCTGCGGCTTCCCGACGGCGACGGGCTGGGGCTGGTCCGCCAGATCCGCACCGAATCGCACATCCCCGTCATCATCCTGTCGTCGAAGGACCAGGACGTGGACCGCATCGTCGGGCTGGAACTGGGCGCCGACGACTACCTGACCAAGCCGTTCAACCCGCGCGAATTATTGGCCCGGATCAAGGCGGTGCTGCGCCGCGTCTCCGGCGAGGGGCGTCCGCCGCGCAGCCCCGACGACCTGCGCGCCGTCGTGCAGTTCGCCAACTGGGAGCTGGACCTGACCGCCCAGCGCCTGCGCAGCCAGGACGGGCGCGAGGTGGAGCTGACCAAGGCGGAGTTCGGCCTGCTGGCCGCCTTCGTGAAGCGCCCGCAGCGCGTGCTGACCCGCGACCAGTTGCTGGACCTGACCCGCGCCGACGGGGCGGAGGTGTTCGACCGCTCCATCGACGTGCTGATCCTGCGCCTGCGCCGCAAGATCGAGGCGAATCCGAAGGAGCCGCGGATCATCAAGACCGAGCGCGGCGCCGGCTACGTCTTCGACGCCAAGGTGAAAACGGTCTGAGTCCCGTCCGGCCTCGGCGGTGGACGGAACCTTCGGCGCGCGCTAGCCTTTCCGGAAAAGCAGAACCGGGAGGATGCGCGGATGGCCGACCCCATCGATTTCTATTTCGATTTCGCCTCGCCCTACGGCTATTTCGCCAGCCGCCGCATTGAGGAGCTGGCTGCGGCGCATGGCCGCACCGTCACCTGGCGCCCGATCCTGCTCGGCGCCATCTTCAAGGTGACGGGGATGAAGCCGAACCTGCAGCAGCCGTTGCGCGGCGAGTATCTGGTCCATGACGTGGGCCGGATCGCCCGGCTGACCAACGCGCCCTTCACCTACCCCGACTCGGCCCCCGCCAACAGCGTCGCCGCGTCGCGCGCCTTCTACTGGCTGACCGACGAGCATCCCGAGCAGGCGAAGCTGCTGGCGCGCACCCTGTACCACGCCCATTGGGGGGAGGGGCGCGACATCGGCCCCGCCGAAACGGTGGTGGAGATCGCCGGCACGCTCGGCCACGACCGGGCGGCGGTGGCCGCGGCCCTGCAGGACCAGACCGTCAAGGACCGCCTGCGCGCCGAGAACGACGCGGCGGTGGACCGCGGCGTCTTCGGCTCCCCCTTCGTCATCGTCGACGACGAGCCTTTCTGGGGCTGGGACCGGCTGGACATGGTGGACCGCTGGCTGGCCACGGGCGGCTGGTAGGCCCGCCGCAAAGCCCGTTGGGGGAGGGCGGTTGAAAGTCCTGCCATCGGGGCCGGCGGTGGGGCTATAAGGTGGGCACCACCGACAACCGGTTCGCGCATGGACCAGATCCTCCCCGACCGCCGCTCCAGCAAGGCCGCCGGCCCCGCCCATACGTCCCGGCCGCGCGCCCGCCGCTCCTGGCTGACCGGCGCGGTGCTGACCGCGCTGATGCAGGGGATGATCGCCCTGTCCATCCGCTCGGTGTCGGGCGATCTGGCCTTCGCCCTGCTGGGGTCGGTCGGCCTCGTCGTCGGGGCCTTCCACTATCTGTTTCCGGGGAGCCAGTTCTTCAGCCTGGCCCTGGCGAACTTCATCGGCGTCTACGCCTGCGTCTTCGTCTTCTTCCTGGAAAGCAACTTCCACAGCATCCCGTCGCATATCCAGGCCGCCGCCTTCGCGATCCCGCTGATCGCCTTCCTGGGGGGCGCCTGGTGGCGGGCCGACACGATCCGCAGCATCGTGATGTCGCGGCGCCTGCGCGACGGCGGGCATTTCGACCGCATCTTCCTGTGGATGGCTCCGGTCTGGGGCATCGGCGCGCTGACCTTCCTGCTGCCGGGGCGGGAGGTGGCGCCGGAGACGCTGACGGCGATCTTCCTGCTGTCGATGTCCGCCATCGGAGTCGTCGTCGCCCTGGTCGCCCGCGACATCGCCGTCTTCCTGCTCGACGCCGGGCTGCTGTTCGAGGGTTTCTTCCAGCAGGCGGCCCGGCTGGTGCTGCCGGCCTTCGCCTTCCTGACCTTCTATTCGCTGTGCATCATCATGTTCGGCGCCTTCTACACCATCCTCGACCGCTTCATGGTGGAGCCGAACTTCATCATCGACGGCGTGCGCCGCGACCTGACCTTTCCGGAGGGGCTGTACTTCTCGCTGGTCACCTTCGCCACGGTCGGCTACGGCGACATCCACCCGGTGACGGGGGCGGTGCGGCTGATCTGCGGGATCGAGATCGTGATGGGCGTCCTGCTTCTGCTGTTCGGCTTCAGCGCCATCATCGGCCACACCGCCCCGCGGGACCGCCGCGACCGCGACGGTCCCCTCTGAGCCGCATCAGGGGGCGAGGAACACCGTCTCGGCCTGATGGACCACCCCGTCCGACAGGCGGGTCAGGGTGAGGGTCAGCGGCGTGGAGCCGGCCACCGCGGCACCCGCCGGGGCGCGGACATGGACGCGGTGGGTCTGCACCGTGTCGGGTTCGGCGCCCAGCACCGGCGCCGCGCCGTCGGCACCCGCGCCGCCGGCCGCCGTCACCGTGGCGCCGCGGGGACCGGTGACGGTCAGGCGGTAGCCCTGCGGGGCGCGGGTCATGTTGGAGATCTTGACCGTGTAGCTGTTCTGGATCGCGCCGTCGGACAGGGTGACGTAGAGCGGCGCCCGGTCGCGCAGGACGGAGACGTCCACCGTCGGCTCCAGCAGCACGCCGAGCGTCATCATCCCGCCGACCACCAGCATCACCAGCGAATAAATGATGGTGCGCGGGCGGACCAGCCGGTAGGGCTCCGGCTTGCGGGCCACCGCCTTGGCCTCCTGGGCGGCCTGGGTGTCGTAGCGGATCAGCCCGCCGGGGCGCCCGATGCGGCCCATCACGTCGTCGCAGGCGTCGATGCACAGGCCGCAGCTGATGCAGTCCATCTGCAGGCCGTCGCGGATGTCGATGCCGGTCGGGCAGACCTGGACGCAGGCCTTGCAGTCAATGCAGTCGCCAAGCCCCTCGGCGGAGCGCTCCGCCC is a genomic window containing:
- a CDS encoding Rid family hydrolase → MDRGGSKAEGMPGGWWGNDARALVAGSAGAPDRRWVFVSGTSGFDAERRVMAGDVEEQARQTLRNIRGALRRSAADLSDVVRMRVYLADAADFARVQPILGEAFRDRPPIGTTMVCPLADPRMRIEIEVTARC
- a CDS encoding response regulator, whose product is MHILAVDDDEPVRELLESYLASEGYRVTTAPDTAAAKKALESDSVDLVVCDLRLPDGDGLGLVRQIRTESHIPVIILSSKDQDVDRIVGLELGADDYLTKPFNPRELLARIKAVLRRVSGEGRPPRSPDDLRAVVQFANWELDLTAQRLRSQDGREVELTKAEFGLLAAFVKRPQRVLTRDQLLDLTRADGAEVFDRSIDVLILRLRRKIEANPKEPRIIKTERGAGYVFDAKVKTV
- a CDS encoding 2-hydroxychromene-2-carboxylate isomerase, yielding MADPIDFYFDFASPYGYFASRRIEELAAAHGRTVTWRPILLGAIFKVTGMKPNLQQPLRGEYLVHDVGRIARLTNAPFTYPDSAPANSVAASRAFYWLTDEHPEQAKLLARTLYHAHWGEGRDIGPAETVVEIAGTLGHDRAAVAAALQDQTVKDRLRAENDAAVDRGVFGSPFVIVDDEPFWGWDRLDMVDRWLATGGW
- a CDS encoding potassium channel family protein gives rise to the protein MDQILPDRRSSKAAGPAHTSRPRARRSWLTGAVLTALMQGMIALSIRSVSGDLAFALLGSVGLVVGAFHYLFPGSQFFSLALANFIGVYACVFVFFLESNFHSIPSHIQAAAFAIPLIAFLGGAWWRADTIRSIVMSRRLRDGGHFDRIFLWMAPVWGIGALTFLLPGREVAPETLTAIFLLSMSAIGVVVALVARDIAVFLLDAGLLFEGFFQQAARLVLPAFAFLTFYSLCIIMFGAFYTILDRFMVEPNFIIDGVRRDLTFPEGLYFSLVTFATVGYGDIHPVTGAVRLICGIEIVMGVLLLLFGFSAIIGHTAPRDRRDRDGPL